The following proteins are co-located in the Echinicola sp. 20G genome:
- a CDS encoding RagB/SusD family nutrient uptake outer membrane protein, with the protein MKHIIRNKIAVVMALALLFSCDSFLEEKPKDIVSPTNFFNTPAEFELAIVGLYNIYKDNSLHGKVGLDRYYENGADVIGPNRVFDQVEPTQNYSLSESNISAISQGGGAPLTWQNLYAIILNSNTILEQLDINETLSDGERDYFRGQTLFLRSYAYYHLTNLWGDVPYYRDNLPISEIQVLPRTDVNQIRTDILTDLQVAQDLLPDGYTGNDLGKASKWVAATVMVKIYLIQKNWQAAKNKAEEIINSSPHDLLDDYAAVFDQFNEYNIENIWEIDFVKDVRSSDWVDHFTPRIRDEPKDPTQQSALSTALGNRSEGFTGYGLAIPLPGYVNDFPENDLRRSANIITNYLGFELNFPYMPKMWNLDQINSPRGNHGDNKIIFRMADVYLMAAEAENELNGPTALAYQYINRVRERAYEPDMPYSGLTQESLREAIYDERRWELGGEGHRRMDLIRWGILEEVVKSTEYRIWNPAANIQPYHVLLPIPTEEFVLNPALLESDPSNNGYR; encoded by the coding sequence ATGAAACATATCATAAGAAACAAAATAGCAGTTGTGATGGCGCTAGCGCTGCTCTTCAGCTGTGACAGCTTTTTGGAAGAAAAGCCCAAGGACATCGTTTCCCCGACTAATTTCTTTAATACTCCAGCGGAGTTTGAGCTGGCAATTGTGGGATTGTACAATATTTACAAGGATAACTCACTTCATGGAAAAGTGGGGTTGGACAGATATTATGAAAACGGTGCAGATGTGATTGGCCCCAATAGGGTGTTTGATCAGGTAGAGCCTACCCAGAATTATAGCTTGAGTGAAAGTAATATCAGTGCCATATCCCAAGGAGGCGGAGCACCCTTGACTTGGCAGAACCTTTATGCTATCATTCTGAATTCCAATACTATTTTGGAGCAATTGGACATCAATGAAACTTTGAGTGATGGAGAAAGGGACTATTTCAGAGGTCAGACCTTGTTTTTACGGTCATATGCTTATTATCATTTGACCAATCTTTGGGGAGATGTGCCTTATTACCGGGATAACCTTCCCATTTCTGAAATTCAGGTATTGCCCAGAACAGATGTGAACCAGATTAGGACGGATATATTGACCGACCTTCAAGTTGCTCAGGACCTCTTACCGGACGGCTATACGGGTAATGATTTAGGAAAGGCGAGTAAGTGGGTGGCAGCTACGGTGATGGTTAAGATTTATCTGATTCAGAAAAACTGGCAAGCAGCCAAAAACAAGGCGGAAGAGATCATCAACAGCTCACCGCATGATTTGCTGGATGATTATGCGGCTGTATTTGATCAGTTCAATGAATATAATATTGAAAATATCTGGGAAATAGATTTTGTGAAAGATGTACGGTCCTCTGACTGGGTGGATCATTTTACTCCTCGGATCCGTGACGAGCCTAAGGATCCAACTCAACAAAGTGCTTTAAGTACAGCATTGGGAAATAGAAGTGAGGGATTTACAGGCTATGGTTTGGCCATACCTTTGCCAGGTTATGTCAATGATTTTCCTGAAAATGACCTTAGAAGAAGTGCTAATATCATTACCAATTATTTGGGCTTTGAGTTGAACTTTCCTTATATGCCCAAGATGTGGAACCTGGATCAGATCAACTCACCCAGGGGGAACCATGGAGATAATAAGATTATCTTCAGAATGGCCGATGTATACCTGATGGCCGCTGAAGCTGAAAATGAACTCAATGGCCCAACGGCTTTGGCCTATCAATATATCAATAGGGTTAGAGAGAGAGCTTATGAGCCAGATATGCCTTATTCTGGTTTGACCCAAGAAAGTCTACGAGAAGCCATATATGATGAAAGAAGGTGGGAATTAGGCGGAGAAGGCCACAGAAGGATGGATTTGATCCGGTGGGGAATCTTGGAGGAAGTAGTAAAAAGCACGGAGTACAGGATTTGGAACCCTGCAGCCAATATCCAACCATACCATGTTCTTTTACCTATTCCTACTGAGGAATTTGTATTGAACCCAGCATTATTGGAGTCCGATCCTTCCAACAATGGCTATCGCTAG
- a CDS encoding YdcF family protein produces the protein MKTTFLFLFVSLISLTLLAQEGPMHQYNYVEGTSYIKSKNVYLLNLIENLSDVRAVLVEDEVLRDLGEHKRRQLVQSLEECGNDVLCYAKNQPFSEAEIDQVANRLTMLFRNHEAIQQMVAMHLIPSGKYQLQADDEAGVWLANAWKQDANTLNHIIHVYAKGGKPNYPRIDSLGMNVSSSTYLANIQALGELVKVESSNSKLFFSTTLNYAMSALDMARMEHAGQFEPMHLTVNKEAYLKAKKVNWDEFDYPLILIPGAGTDNYLDSLSSGGVLRCRLAFDAFKKGMAPFILVSGGYVHPYKVQRNEAMEMKKYLLALGVPESAILMDPHARHTTTNMRNTARIMFSYGFPMNRPSITVTTPSQSNYIYAEKMQKRCMDELGYSPYKNGKRLSATTAEFYPSIKALQIDADEPLDP, from the coding sequence ATGAAAACCACCTTCTTATTTCTATTTGTAAGTCTGATCAGCTTAACACTTTTGGCTCAGGAAGGGCCGATGCACCAGTACAATTATGTGGAGGGAACTTCCTATATCAAATCCAAGAATGTTTACTTACTGAACCTTATTGAAAACCTGTCAGATGTCAGGGCGGTTTTGGTAGAAGATGAAGTATTAAGAGATTTAGGAGAACATAAACGCCGTCAACTGGTCCAATCTTTAGAGGAATGCGGTAATGACGTATTATGCTATGCCAAGAATCAACCTTTTAGTGAGGCAGAAATTGATCAAGTAGCCAATCGACTTACTATGCTCTTTAGGAATCATGAAGCTATTCAACAAATGGTAGCAATGCATTTGATTCCCTCAGGAAAATACCAATTGCAAGCAGATGATGAAGCTGGTGTTTGGCTAGCGAATGCTTGGAAACAAGATGCCAACACCTTGAATCATATTATACATGTTTATGCCAAAGGAGGTAAACCGAACTACCCACGAATAGACTCCTTGGGAATGAATGTTTCTTCCTCTACTTATCTGGCCAATATTCAAGCCTTAGGTGAATTGGTGAAGGTGGAATCATCTAATTCCAAACTTTTTTTTAGTACGACTTTAAATTATGCCATGAGTGCTTTGGACATGGCAAGGATGGAACATGCTGGGCAGTTTGAACCCATGCATCTGACAGTAAATAAAGAGGCCTATTTGAAAGCCAAAAAAGTAAACTGGGATGAATTTGATTATCCTTTGATTTTAATCCCAGGTGCGGGAACAGATAATTATTTGGACAGTCTTAGTTCAGGAGGGGTCTTACGTTGTCGATTGGCTTTTGATGCTTTTAAGAAAGGAATGGCTCCTTTTATTCTTGTGTCCGGAGGATATGTTCACCCCTATAAAGTCCAACGTAATGAAGCCATGGAGATGAAAAAATATCTTCTGGCATTGGGTGTTCCTGAGTCAGCCATTTTGATGGATCCTCATGCCAGACACACCACGACAAATATGAGGAATACTGCTAGGATTATGTTTAGCTATGGTTTTCCTATGAATAGGCCCTCTATTACAGTAACCACTCCTTCACAGAGCAACTATATCTATGCAGAGAAAATGCAAAAGCGCTGTATGGATGAGTTGGGATACAGCCCTTACAAGAATGGAAAACGACTTTCTGCCACAACAGCTGAATTCTATCCATCAATTAAAGCACTTCAGATAGATGCTGATGAACCCCTTGATCCATAA
- a CDS encoding TonB-dependent receptor has protein sequence MNRIITLCLMTFFSLGSLYAQVNIEGVITGDEGVPLEGVSVVEKGTNNWDISDASGRYSLSVGENATLVFTLLGYGPRELSIEGRSNFDVQMESQDHNLDEVVVIGYQTLRKSDLTGAVSNVQAKDLNLSAPTVGQALTGKIAGVQVSQVSGAPYETTKVRVRGIGSINASSAPLYVIDGYPAGNDVYINPNDIESIDVLKDAASAAIYGSRASGGVVLITTKRGSEGKSKVEFDYQSGIQQLEKKVDLLNSTQFVDLLIDARNNNYRNLIENSGQTWTDAMYSDSNEVRVANVGNAGGVSIPTEFYDFANQQAIAPEYNTDWQDVLYRNAHAQRYNLSISGGNKKSQYFISGGYQHQPGIIETTKQDRLNLRVNVDSEVSDKFRVGANMAFTNNDNREVQEGRFHQGPILGALIYMPIFPAYNEDGSLAKNQAASMSSAYGFQSIENPLALASETIISRMGQRGTYNVHGSYDLFEGLTFKANLGMQNYYEKYEFYKPTSLSSGANPPYSEQAKNAAYATAQTLNRRDRLGEFTFTYLRDFNKHSINALAGYTVQATDTDVISVTANGFENDNIKEITGKGADPSNFQMNSGTGKSQNRLLSYLARVGYNYDSRYYLTASFRRDGSSRFGPLNRYGNFPSVSAAWNISNEDFYNDWLGEGSSLKLRGSWGISGNNNIGNYNYQQVISSPSGVVFGNGTIASAVWPESMRDQSLGWESTSQFNFGIDTELLGGKLFVIANAYLSRSYNLLFNRPISAISGTTSILTNMPDSKVENKGIDLQVDAALVSTQDFNLNLSGNFNLNRNKVLDLGGASTILSRGAERSYLTHITTTGQPIGMFYGFKVAGMVTESDMEGIAADDAAYDAATQSFPEGYQLQGPPRSLASSNPLRPGDLYFEDVNGDGVVSDDDKGVIGSPYPDFTYGMTLSGNYKAIDFSIAMNGSQGNEVLDGQDYYLFNMEASGNQYAVVDDRFRSVTDPGNGWVYKASRGGTQSNSTRLSTFYIQDGSYLRITNITVGYTFNDMAVLQRMRLAGLRIYAGVDNVFTFTNYLGYNPEVDYNDGANLTPGVDYGKYPLMRSYNLGVKLTF, from the coding sequence ATGAACCGAATTATTACATTATGCTTAATGACCTTCTTCTCGCTGGGTAGTTTGTATGCCCAAGTGAATATAGAGGGTGTGATTACCGGCGACGAAGGAGTGCCTTTGGAGGGCGTTTCAGTAGTTGAAAAGGGAACAAACAATTGGGATATTTCTGATGCCTCTGGACGGTACAGTCTTAGTGTTGGGGAAAATGCAACTTTGGTATTTACCTTGTTGGGTTATGGTCCACGAGAATTATCCATTGAAGGTCGTTCCAATTTTGATGTGCAAATGGAATCCCAGGACCATAATTTGGACGAAGTTGTGGTGATTGGTTATCAAACACTGAGAAAATCAGACCTTACCGGAGCAGTGTCTAATGTCCAAGCAAAGGACCTGAACTTGAGCGCGCCAACTGTGGGTCAAGCTTTGACTGGTAAAATTGCCGGGGTGCAGGTATCCCAAGTGTCTGGAGCACCTTATGAAACTACTAAAGTGAGGGTAAGGGGAATAGGTTCAATCAATGCGAGCTCTGCACCCTTATATGTAATAGATGGATATCCTGCTGGCAATGATGTTTACATTAATCCTAATGACATTGAATCCATCGATGTTTTGAAGGACGCTGCTTCGGCAGCCATTTATGGTTCTAGGGCATCGGGAGGAGTGGTTTTAATTACCACCAAAAGAGGAAGTGAAGGAAAATCTAAAGTTGAGTTTGACTATCAGTCAGGAATCCAACAATTGGAAAAGAAAGTCGACCTATTGAACTCTACCCAATTTGTTGACTTACTGATTGATGCGAGAAATAACAATTACCGGAACCTTATTGAGAATTCCGGTCAAACATGGACCGATGCCATGTATTCAGATTCTAACGAAGTCAGGGTGGCTAATGTAGGCAATGCTGGCGGTGTAAGTATTCCTACCGAGTTTTATGATTTTGCCAACCAACAGGCAATCGCTCCGGAATACAATACCGATTGGCAGGATGTATTGTACAGAAATGCACATGCGCAGCGATATAACCTTTCCATAAGCGGTGGAAATAAAAAGTCACAATACTTTATAAGTGGAGGTTATCAACATCAACCTGGTATAATAGAAACTACCAAGCAGGATCGTCTTAACCTAAGGGTGAATGTGGATTCTGAAGTGAGTGATAAGTTTAGGGTCGGTGCCAATATGGCCTTTACCAATAATGATAACCGGGAGGTACAAGAAGGTCGTTTTCACCAAGGGCCTATCTTGGGAGCGTTGATTTATATGCCTATTTTTCCAGCTTATAATGAGGATGGTTCTTTGGCAAAAAACCAAGCAGCTTCGATGTCGTCTGCTTATGGCTTTCAAAGCATCGAAAACCCTCTGGCATTGGCCAGTGAAACCATCATTAGCAGAATGGGCCAAAGAGGAACTTATAATGTGCATGGGAGCTATGACCTTTTCGAAGGACTGACTTTCAAGGCCAATTTGGGCATGCAAAATTATTATGAGAAATATGAGTTTTACAAGCCAACCAGTTTAAGTAGTGGTGCCAACCCACCTTATTCTGAGCAAGCTAAAAATGCCGCTTATGCTACCGCACAAACCTTGAACAGGAGAGACAGGTTAGGCGAATTTACTTTTACCTATCTTCGAGATTTCAACAAGCACTCAATTAATGCTTTGGCTGGTTATACAGTACAAGCCACTGACACAGATGTAATCAGCGTAACCGCAAATGGCTTTGAGAATGATAATATCAAAGAAATTACTGGAAAAGGTGCTGATCCATCAAATTTCCAAATGAATAGTGGTACAGGAAAATCCCAAAACCGCTTACTGTCCTACCTAGCTAGGGTAGGATATAATTATGACAGCCGTTACTACTTAACAGCTTCTTTCAGAAGAGATGGATCGTCAAGATTCGGACCTTTGAACAGGTATGGTAATTTCCCCTCTGTATCTGCTGCTTGGAATATTTCCAATGAGGACTTTTATAATGATTGGTTAGGTGAAGGATCTTCTTTGAAGCTTAGGGGAAGCTGGGGTATTAGTGGTAATAATAACATAGGTAATTATAATTATCAGCAAGTAATTTCCAGTCCTTCGGGAGTGGTGTTTGGCAATGGTACCATTGCTTCTGCTGTTTGGCCAGAAAGTATGAGAGACCAATCGCTAGGCTGGGAATCCACTAGTCAGTTCAATTTCGGTATCGATACAGAATTATTGGGAGGAAAGTTGTTTGTGATAGCCAACGCATACCTCAGCCGATCTTATAATCTTTTGTTTAACCGACCTATATCAGCTATTTCAGGAACTACCTCTATTTTAACAAATATGCCTGATTCCAAGGTTGAAAATAAGGGGATAGATTTACAGGTAGACGCAGCTTTGGTATCGACACAGGACTTCAATCTTAATTTGAGTGGGAATTTTAACCTTAACCGTAATAAAGTTCTGGATTTGGGTGGAGCGAGCACCATTCTTTCTCGTGGTGCAGAAAGGTCTTATTTAACCCACATTACCACCACTGGACAGCCTATTGGTATGTTCTATGGTTTTAAAGTAGCCGGAATGGTTACAGAAAGTGATATGGAAGGTATAGCGGCGGATGATGCTGCCTATGATGCCGCTACTCAATCTTTCCCTGAGGGGTATCAGTTACAAGGCCCTCCACGTTCATTGGCTTCTAGTAACCCCTTAAGACCTGGTGATTTATATTTTGAAGATGTAAATGGCGACGGTGTGGTCAGTGATGATGATAAAGGTGTAATTGGTAGTCCATATCCAGACTTTACTTATGGTATGACACTATCTGGTAATTACAAAGCCATTGATTTCAGTATTGCCATGAATGGTTCTCAGGGAAATGAGGTTTTAGATGGTCAGGACTATTACCTGTTTAATATGGAAGCATCTGGAAACCAATATGCGGTAGTGGATGATCGCTTTAGGAGTGTAACTGATCCAGGAAATGGTTGGGTTTACAAAGCTTCCCGAGGAGGCACCCAAAGCAACAGTACTAGATTATCCACTTTTTATATTCAGGATGGTTCCTATTTGAGAATCACCAACATTACCGTAGGATACACCTTCAACGATATGGCAGTTTTACAAAGAATGAGGTTAGCAGGTTTACGCATATATGCTGGAGTAGATAATGTATTCACTTTCACGAACTATTTGGGTTATAATCCAGAGGTCGATTATAACGATGGCGCTAACCTGACACCTGGGGTAGATTATGGAAAATACCCTTTAATGAGATCTTATAACCTGGGTGTAAAACTTACCTTCTAA
- a CDS encoding RagB/SusD family nutrient uptake outer membrane protein — protein MKNKNIFIGLVVLVMGLSSCGEDFLDLSDPNAVAAETFLSSETEVEAAVNGIYAAIRSNNALGENSGLYTDERSDDRGRNDNQSNAGEPFQFNDFSLLPSNTYLKSHWSALYTIVARANYVINEIADVPYNDESVRSSHLAQASFLRALAYYHLVRKWGPVPLVTQQVQTPGELEELTFREEEATIYQLIISDLQIAINSSLPDHQPLSGKGKVSKVAAQALLGEVYLTMGSNGIGDQDATTYFNLSKENLTEAYNKRTFDDLSEISYTSVFDVEQKSTNPEIIFQIVYRQGDQNYSSSIARSNQALGETTNSQRPATGEGTRVNLDLVNEYEENDPRGDFSVKFAEAPTVQQYFITKYRDVSDAAGVNGFGGNDHIMMRYADVILLLAEVNFRLGIESEAIAMLNQVRERAGLPLYEEAMQDDEYASQFPTLQLAILHERRVELAFEQKRWYDLLRAFSPAELVSYFGNKEQSEYGIANLNNISEKDRYFPIPFDEYQLDPERMYQNPGYN, from the coding sequence ATGAAAAACAAGAATATATTTATAGGATTGGTCGTGCTCGTCATGGGACTTTCTTCATGTGGAGAGGATTTTCTAGACCTATCAGACCCAAATGCAGTAGCTGCAGAAACGTTTTTGAGCTCTGAGACTGAAGTAGAAGCAGCAGTAAATGGCATTTATGCAGCCATAAGAAGCAACAATGCTTTAGGAGAGAACAGTGGCCTTTATACAGATGAGCGAAGTGATGATAGGGGACGGAATGATAATCAGTCCAATGCTGGTGAGCCATTCCAGTTCAATGACTTTTCACTTTTGCCAAGTAATACTTATTTAAAATCTCATTGGTCCGCCTTGTACACTATAGTGGCAAGGGCAAATTATGTGATTAATGAAATTGCAGATGTACCCTACAATGATGAAAGCGTCAGAAGTAGCCATTTGGCTCAAGCTAGTTTTCTGAGAGCATTGGCATATTACCATTTAGTAAGAAAATGGGGCCCAGTGCCATTGGTCACCCAGCAGGTGCAGACTCCAGGAGAATTGGAAGAACTTACCTTTAGGGAGGAGGAAGCTACTATTTATCAGCTAATTATCTCTGACCTACAAATAGCAATCAACAGTTCTTTGCCAGATCACCAACCTCTTTCTGGCAAAGGGAAAGTTTCAAAAGTAGCTGCTCAAGCTTTATTGGGAGAGGTATACCTTACCATGGGAAGCAACGGAATAGGAGATCAAGATGCAACTACTTATTTTAACTTGTCAAAAGAAAATCTGACAGAGGCTTATAACAAAAGGACTTTTGATGATTTAAGTGAGATCAGCTATACTTCTGTTTTCGATGTGGAGCAAAAATCCACTAATCCGGAGATTATTTTCCAAATTGTTTATCGTCAAGGAGACCAAAATTACAGTTCCTCCATTGCGAGAAGCAATCAGGCATTGGGCGAAACCACCAATTCCCAACGCCCTGCAACTGGCGAAGGTACTCGGGTGAACTTGGATTTGGTCAATGAATATGAAGAGAACGATCCAAGAGGGGATTTCTCTGTGAAATTTGCTGAAGCTCCAACCGTTCAGCAGTACTTTATTACAAAATATAGAGATGTAAGTGATGCAGCAGGGGTGAATGGTTTTGGTGGAAATGATCATATCATGATGCGATATGCTGATGTTATCCTCCTTTTGGCGGAAGTAAATTTCCGTTTGGGGATTGAAAGTGAAGCAATTGCTATGTTAAATCAAGTACGTGAAAGAGCTGGTTTGCCTCTATATGAAGAGGCAATGCAAGACGATGAATATGCCAGTCAGTTTCCAACTCTTCAATTGGCTATCTTGCATGAAAGAAGGGTAGAATTGGCATTTGAACAAAAGAGATGGTATGATTTGTTAAGAGCGTTCAGTCCTGCTGAGTTAGTGAGTTACTTTGGTAATAAAGAACAATCCGAATATGGAATTGCCAATTTGAACAATATTAGCGAAAAGGATCGCTATTTCCCCATTCCATTTGATGAGTATCAACTGGACCCTGAAAGGATGTATCAAAATCCAGGATATAATTAA
- a CDS encoding glycerophosphodiester phosphodiesterase family protein, with the protein MIRNFVMVLGVAVCCLMSCHPSEQEQASEVENNGLGEGIAEKLKALKNNDDDRVLIVSHRGDWRNAPENSLQAIQNCIEMKLDMVEIDVRMTKDGHLVLMHDQTIDRTTTGKGKVADWTLDSLKSLQLRNGAGHPTHHKIPTLEEAMNVAKGKILVNLDKAYEIFDQAYEVLEATETTDHVIMKGSVGVEQLKKDFKDYLPKIIYMPIIDLGKDNAATEILKFSKEIKPIAYEVIFSKADSTTYTLMKLIQDNDSKVWVNSLWESLNGGYEDDMAVYNRDSIYGWYLEHKVKLIQTDRPKMLKEYLVEKGKK; encoded by the coding sequence ATGATTAGAAATTTTGTTATGGTCTTAGGTGTGGCAGTATGCTGCCTAATGTCTTGTCATCCATCGGAACAAGAACAGGCCTCCGAAGTTGAGAACAATGGATTGGGTGAAGGTATCGCAGAAAAACTTAAAGCTCTAAAAAATAACGATGATGACCGTGTGCTGATAGTATCGCATAGAGGAGATTGGAGAAATGCTCCTGAAAACTCACTCCAGGCAATTCAAAATTGTATCGAAATGAAGTTGGATATGGTCGAAATAGATGTTAGAATGACCAAGGATGGTCATTTGGTACTGATGCATGATCAAACCATAGATAGGACCACAACCGGTAAGGGAAAAGTGGCTGATTGGACTTTGGATAGTCTTAAATCGCTACAGTTGAGAAATGGGGCTGGGCATCCTACCCATCATAAAATCCCTACTTTGGAAGAAGCAATGAATGTCGCAAAAGGAAAGATTTTGGTCAATCTCGATAAAGCCTATGAAATATTTGATCAGGCATATGAAGTACTTGAGGCCACAGAAACAACAGATCACGTAATAATGAAGGGTAGTGTGGGTGTAGAACAATTAAAAAAGGACTTTAAAGACTATCTGCCAAAGATTATTTACATGCCCATCATTGATCTAGGGAAAGACAATGCAGCAACTGAAATCTTAAAATTCAGTAAGGAAATAAAGCCTATAGCCTATGAGGTCATTTTTTCTAAAGCTGATTCTACCACCTATACCTTAATGAAATTAATCCAGGATAACGATAGCAAAGTGTGGGTAAATTCTCTTTGGGAAAGTTTAAATGGTGGTTATGAAGATGATATGGCAGTTTATAATCGGGATAGTATATATGGCTGGTATCTCGAACATAAAGTAAAGTTGATACAGACTGATCGACCTAAAATGTTAAAAGAATATTTGGTAGAAAAAGGAAAAAAGTGA
- a CDS encoding GNAT family N-acetyltransferase, whose product MIKTIRTDASHQDFVKLVKLLDAELAVRDGKDHAFYDQFNKIDHIKYAVIAFENGIPISCGAIKEYDKRSMEVKRMYTVMNFRGKGIASVVLAELEKWAKELNYKRCILETGLKQPEAIKLYEKNGYLLIPNYGQYIGVSNSRCFEKTLK is encoded by the coding sequence ATGATCAAAACCATAAGAACAGACGCTAGCCACCAAGACTTTGTCAAATTAGTAAAGCTACTAGATGCAGAGCTGGCGGTAAGGGATGGAAAAGACCATGCCTTTTATGATCAATTCAACAAAATTGATCATATCAAATATGCAGTGATCGCTTTTGAAAATGGTATTCCTATTAGCTGTGGTGCCATCAAAGAATACGATAAAAGATCTATGGAAGTCAAAAGGATGTATACTGTAATGAATTTTAGAGGTAAAGGAATTGCTTCCGTTGTATTGGCGGAACTGGAAAAGTGGGCCAAGGAACTCAACTATAAACGTTGCATTTTGGAGACTGGCCTCAAACAGCCAGAAGCCATCAAGCTGTATGAAAAGAACGGTTATCTATTGATTCCCAACTACGGCCAATACATTGGTGTGAGTAATAGCCGGTGTTTTGAAAAAACATTGAAGTAA
- a CDS encoding Gfo/Idh/MocA family protein produces MTKSKLSRRKFIAQTSVATMGLSAMAGTSFAFSTPRIDKVRLGFVGTGKQGFILLNYLMKCPETVVVGCSDVVEFNRNKFKKDAEKLNADKFGAAQEVKIHTDFRDLLSSSDIDAVVIATPDHWHAYIAVEAAKAGKDIYCEKPLAATVMEGRAMVDATRKYKRVFQTGNMQRSWNEFRQACELVRNGYIGEVKEVKVNIGNPSRLFDIEVQEIPEGIDWNMWVGPAEYRGYNDILAPMYQEGEDFRYPDWRVYRPYGGGDITDWGAHMLDIAQWGIGMDGSAPVKYIPPKDPSAVYGMKMIYDNGIVMTHEDWGKSNAVRFIGTKGTVDIGRGYLKTSPESLAEQKIKDSDIRLEYSDNHYQNWIDAITERKRPICDVEIGHSTSVLCNVVNIAYQLGRELEWNPKKEKFINDDGANQLLGRPFRGEWKLEV; encoded by the coding sequence ATGACAAAATCCAAATTATCTAGAAGAAAATTTATAGCTCAAACCTCTGTGGCCACCATGGGATTATCCGCAATGGCGGGTACATCATTTGCTTTTTCAACACCTCGAATCGATAAGGTTCGCTTAGGCTTTGTCGGTACGGGCAAGCAAGGATTTATTTTATTGAATTACTTGATGAAATGCCCAGAAACGGTTGTTGTGGGATGCTCAGATGTGGTGGAGTTTAATCGGAATAAGTTTAAAAAGGATGCGGAAAAGTTAAATGCAGATAAGTTTGGTGCTGCTCAAGAGGTGAAGATTCACACTGATTTTAGGGATTTACTGAGCAGTTCTGACATTGATGCGGTGGTCATTGCTACCCCTGATCATTGGCATGCCTATATAGCGGTAGAAGCCGCCAAAGCTGGTAAGGACATTTATTGTGAAAAGCCATTGGCCGCTACTGTGATGGAAGGCCGGGCTATGGTTGATGCTACCCGAAAATATAAACGTGTTTTCCAGACTGGAAACATGCAAAGGTCCTGGAATGAATTTAGACAGGCCTGTGAATTGGTGAGGAATGGATATATCGGAGAAGTAAAGGAAGTCAAAGTAAACATCGGCAATCCTTCCCGTCTTTTTGATATAGAAGTGCAGGAAATCCCTGAAGGAATCGACTGGAACATGTGGGTAGGCCCGGCTGAATACAGAGGCTATAATGACATACTCGCTCCCATGTATCAAGAAGGAGAAGATTTCAGGTATCCAGACTGGAGGGTGTATAGACCTTATGGTGGGGGAGATATAACCGATTGGGGGGCTCATATGCTTGACATTGCTCAGTGGGGTATTGGAATGGATGGATCAGCCCCGGTAAAATACATCCCACCGAAAGATCCAAGTGCTGTATATGGAATGAAGATGATCTATGACAATGGCATTGTGATGACCCATGAAGACTGGGGAAAGAGCAATGCAGTGAGGTTTATTGGCACAAAAGGAACCGTTGATATTGGAAGAGGTTACCTGAAAACAAGTCCAGAAAGTTTGGCAGAACAGAAGATCAAAGATTCCGATATCCGCTTGGAGTACAGTGATAATCACTATCAAAATTGGATTGATGCCATTACAGAGAGAAAAAGACCGATTTGTGATGTGGAAATAGGGCATAGCACGTCTGTCTTGTGTAATGTAGTGAACATTGCTTATCAGTTAGGAAGGGAACTGGAATGGAATCCAAAGAAGGAAAAGTTTATCAATGATGATGGTGCCAATCAACTCTTGGGCAGACCTTTCCGCGGAGAATGGAAACTGGAAGTTTAA
- the nudK gene encoding GDP-mannose pyrophosphatase NudK, which yields MKNENIKINKTEILSDNWYILKKVTFDYRKKNGEWEPQSREAYDRGNGATILLYNKEFQSVILTRQFRLPTYINGNESGMMIESCAGLLDKDNAEDCIKKETEEETGYKVHKVQKIFESYMSPGSVTEILHFFVAEYDKGMKVSEGGGLEEEQENIEVMELNFEDAYKMIATGEIRDAKTIMLLQYAKLHQLL from the coding sequence ATGAAAAACGAAAATATCAAAATCAATAAAACTGAAATACTGTCTGACAATTGGTACATTTTGAAGAAAGTCACCTTTGACTACCGAAAGAAAAATGGAGAATGGGAACCCCAATCCAGAGAAGCTTATGACAGGGGAAATGGTGCAACTATTTTACTTTATAACAAAGAATTTCAGTCTGTGATCCTCACTAGGCAGTTTCGCTTACCCACTTATATCAATGGAAACGAATCGGGCATGATGATCGAAAGTTGTGCTGGCCTACTGGATAAGGACAATGCTGAAGACTGCATCAAGAAAGAAACAGAGGAGGAAACAGGTTATAAAGTTCATAAAGTGCAAAAGATCTTCGAATCCTATATGTCTCCAGGTTCTGTTACAGAGATTCTACATTTTTTTGTGGCAGAATATGATAAGGGCATGAAAGTAAGCGAGGGTGGCGGTCTTGAGGAAGAGCAGGAAAATATCGAGGTGATGGAGTTGAATTTTGAAGATGCCTATAAAATGATAGCTACTGGAGAAATTAGAGATGCCAAAACAATTATGCTTCTACAATACGCCAAGCTACATCAACTGTTGTAA